In the Nocardioides panaciterrulae genome, GGGCTGCCCTTGGCCTGGAGCTGGATGCGCGTGCCGCCCTGGAGGTCGAGGCCGAGCACCGGCTTCCAGGTGCCGCCGAGCGCCACCAGCCCGTAGGCGATCACCACCGCCAGGAAGAACACCACCAGGGTGCGACCCGGGCGAGCGGTCCTGCGTGCCATGTCAGTTCTCCTCCGGACCGCGCTCGGCGGTCCCTGGCTGTGCCACCTGCCCCACGGCACCGCGGACGACCTTGACGGTCACGCCCTCGGCGATCTCGACGTGGACCTGGTCCTCGCCGGTGTCCCGCAGGATTCCGAAGATGCCCGAGGTGAGCATCACCTCGTCACCCACCTTCAACGAGGCCTGCATGCGCCCGAGTTCCTTCGCCCGCCGCTGTTGCGGGCGGATCAGCAGCAGCCAGAACAGCAGCGCGATCGCCACCAGGGGCAGGAGCGAGACGAGCTGGGACACGCGAGAACCTCTCGAGCAGGGAGAAATGGTGGGTGTGCAGGGTCGAGCCGTGCCGACCGACGGGAAAGTGTAACTGCGACTGTGACGCAGGCCGCTATCGGCCGCACGGGCGCGTCGGACCTCCCCCGCCAGGGCGGCGGCCAGTGCGCGACCCGAGCCCGACCGGAGCCCGACCGGCCACCGGACGAGGCGTCGGACAGGCGGCCGTCAGCCCTCGAAGAGCGGCGCGTCCACGCTCGGCGCCGCCACGACCGGGGCGGCGAGGCCGAGGTGCTCCCAGGCGGCCGGCGTCGCGATGCGTCCCCGCGGGGTGCGCGCGAGGAACCCGTTGCGCACGAGGAAGGGCTCCGCGACCTCCTCCACGGTCTCCCGCTCCTCCCCCACCGCCACGGCCAGCGTGGACACGCCCACCGGTCCACCGCCGAACCGGCGGCACAGCACGTCGATGACGGCGCGGTCCAGCCGGTCGAGCCCGAGCTCGTCGACCTCGTAGAGGTCGAGCGCCGCCTGGGAGACCGGTCGGGTCACGACGCCGTCGGCCTTGACCTGGGCATAGTCGCGGACCCGGCGCAGCAGCCGGTTGGCGATCCGTGGCGTGCCGCGCGAGCGGGAGGCGATCTCGGCCGCCCCCTCCCCGGTCAGCTCCACACCGAGCAGGCCCGCGGAGCGGTGCACGATCCGGTCGAGCTCGTGAGGCTCGTAGAACTCCAGGTGCCCGGTGAAGCCGAAGCGGTCGCGCAGCGGCCCGGGCAGCAGGCCGGCCCGGGTGGTCGCCCCCACCAGCGTGAACGGCGGGATGTCCAGCGGGATCGCCGTGGCCCCGGGGCCCTTGCCGATCACCACGTCGACCCGGAAGTCCTCCATGGCCATGTAGAGCATCTCCTCGGCCGGGCGAGACATCCGGTGGATCTCGTCGACGAAGAGGACGTCGCCCTCGTTCATGCCCGACAGGATCGCCGCGAGGTCGCCGGCGTGGGTGATGGCGGGGCCGCTGGTCAGCCGCAGCGGCGAGCCCATCTCGCCGGCGATGATCATCGCCAGCGTGGTCTTGCCGAGCCCGGGCGGCCCCGAGAGCAGGACGTGGTCGGGCGCGCGGCCACGGCGCCGGGCGGCCTCCAGGACCAGTCCGAGCTGGGCCCGGACCCGGGACTGGCCGACCACCTCGTCCAGGGTGCGGGGGCGCAGCGCCGCCTCGACGGCCCGCTCGTCGCCCTCCGCCTCGGCCGCGGTCAACGACCGGAGGTGGGTCTCCTCGGCGGCCGCGAGCTCCTCGTCGTGCATGCGCTCAGGCCCTGCTCAGCGTGCGCAGGGCGGCACGCAGCAGCGTCGCCACGTCAGGGGCGTCACCGGCCTGCGGGGCCACCGCCTCGACGGCCTTCTCGGCGTCGCGGGCCGGCCAGCCGAGGCCGACCAGCCCCTGGTGGACCTGGTCACGCCACGGGGCGGCGGCGGACGTGCCCGGCGCCGTCGTACGCGCCCCGACCGGCGCGCCGATGCGGTCCTTCAGCTCGAGGATGATCCGCTGCGCGCCCTTCTGGCCGATCCCGGGCACCCTCGTCAGGGTCTTCACGTCGTCACCGGCGACCGCGCGGCGCAGCTCGTCCGGGCCGAGCACGGCCAGCATCGCCTGGGCGAGCTTCGGCCCGACGCCGGAGGCGGTCTGCACCAGCTCGAACACGGTCTTCTCGTCCTCGTCGAGGAAGCCGAAGAGCGTCAGCGAGTCCTCCCGGACCACCATGCTCGTGGGCAGCGTCGCCGACTGGCCGGGGCGCAGCGTGGCCAGGGTGCCCGGCGTGCACAGCAGCTCCAGCCCCACACCGCCCACCTCGACCACGGCGCTGGACAGGGTCACGGCGGCCACCTGGCCGCGGACGAACGCGATCATCTGCTGCTCCTCGTGGGTCCTTCCGCGCGCGCCGGCCGGGCGGGCGGGGTGGTACGCGGGGCGGTAGGCGGAGTGGTACGCCGGGCGGCGCCGGCGGCCGCCACGGCGGCGTCGATGCGCGCCTGCGCGCCGCCGCGCCAGATGTGGGTGATGGCCAGCGCCAGGGCGTCGGCGGCGTCGGCCGGTCGCGGGGGCGCGTCCAGCCGCAGGATCCGGGTCACCATCGCTCCGACCTGGGCCTTGCCCGCGCGGCCGCTCCCCGACACCGCGGCCTTGACCTCACTCGGCGTGTGCAGCGCGACCGGGAGCCCACGGCGTGCCGCGGCGACCATGGCGATGCCACTGGCCTGGGCCGTGCCCATCACCGTGCTGACGTCGGAGCGGGCGAAGACGCGCTCGACCGCGACCGCGTCCGGGGCGTACTCGTCGAGCCAGGCGTCGATGCCCTTCTCGATCGTCACCAGCCGCTCGGCGACCGGTAGGTCGGCCGAGGTGCGGATCACGTTGACGTCGACCAGGTGCAGGGGGCGGCCCACCTGGCCCTCGACCACGCCCATGCCGCAGCGGGTCAGGCCGGGATCGATCCCGAGCACGCGCATGCGTCAGCCTTCCGTCCGAACGTGTGTTCGGAGCAACGCTAACGGGGAGCGCGGACAGGACTCCGCAGGACACGCTGGCACGGCTCGGACGAAGACCGCGGCCGGTGCGGGGACGCGTCGCCCCGCGTCGTCACTCCTCCTCGAGCGCCGCCATGACCTCGTCGGGGACGTCGTAGTTGGCGAAGATGTTCTGCACGTCGTCGAGGTCCTCGAGCACGTCGACGAGCCGGAACATCTTGGCCGCCGCGTCCTGGTCGAGCTCGACCTGCATGTCGGGGCGGAACTCCGCCTCGGCCGAGTCGTAGTCGATGCCGGCGGCCTGGAGCGCCTGGCGCACGGCGACCAGGTCGCCGGACTCGGAGATGACCTCGAAGGAGTCACCCAGCTCGTTGACCGCGTCGGCACCGGCTTCGAGGGTGGCCTCGAGCACGTCGTCCTCGCTGACCATCCGGCCGTCCTGCTCGGCGGGCACGACCACGACACCCTTGCGGTTGAAGAGGAACGACACCGAACCCGGGTCGGCCAGCGAGCCGCCGTTGCGGGTCATGGCGGTGCGGACCTCCATGGCGGCGCGGTTCTTGTTGTCGGTGAGGCACTCGATCAGCATCGCGACGCCCGAGGGCCCGTAGCCCTCGTACATGATCGTCTGGTAGTCGGCCCCGCCGGTCTCCGCACCGGAGCCGCGCTTGACCGCGCGGTCGATGTTGTCGTTGGGGACCGAGGACTTCTTGGCCTTCTGGATGGCGTCGTAGAGCGTGGGGTTGCCGGAGGGGTCGCCGCCGCCCATCCGCGCCGCCACCTCGACGTTCTTGATCAGCTTGGCGAACATCTTGCCGCGCTTGGCGTCGATGACGGCCTTCTTGTGCTTGGTCGTCGCCCACTTGGAGTGCCCAGACATCAGTCCCTCTTCGTCTTCCGTTCGCGCATCGTCACGCCGAGGCCTCTCGCACCAGGTCCACGAACATCTCGTGCACCCGGGAGTCGCCCCCCACCTCGGGGTGGAACGACGTCGCCAGCAGCGGGCCCTGCCGGACCGCGACGATCCTACCCGCGGCGGGACCGTCGGCCACCCGGGCGAGGACCTCCACGCCGTCGCCCACCTCCTCCACCCATGGCGCGCGGATCAGCACCGCGTGCACGGGAGCGGCCAGGCCGGCGAGCTCGAGGTCCCGCTCTGAGGAGTCGACCTGCCGCCCGAACGCGTTGCGCCGGACCGTGACGTCGAGTCCGCCGAAGGTCTCCTGGCCGGCTGCCCCGTCGAGGACCCGGTCGGCCAGGAGGATCATGCCCGCGCAGGTGCCGAAGACCGGCAGGCCCTGCTTGATCCGGTCACGCAGCGGCTCGAAGATCTCGAACGTCCGGGCCAGCTTCGCCATCGTGGTGGACTCGCCGCCGGGGATCACCAGGCCGTCGCAGGCGTCGAGCTCGGCGACCCGGCGGACCGTGACCGGCTCGACCCCGAGCTCGCGGAGGACCCGCAGGTGCTCGCGGACGTCGCCCTGGAGCGCGAGGACGCCGATGGTGGGTGCGGTCACCAGCCGCGCTCGGCGAGCCGGTGCGGCTGGGGGATCTCCTCGACGTTGAGGCCGACCATCGCCTCGCCCAGGCCGCGGGAGACCTTGGCGACCACGTCGGGGTCGTCGAAGAAGGTCGTGGCCTTCACGATCGCCTCGGCGCGCTGCGCGGGGTTGCCGGACTTGAAGATGCCCGAGCCCACGAACACGCCCTCGGCGCCCAGCTGCATCATCATCGCCGCGTCCGCCGGGGTGGCGATGCCACCGGCGGTGAACAGCACCACGGGCAGCTTGCCGTGCTCGGCGACCTCCTTGACCAGCTCGTAGGGCGCCTGCAGCTCCTTGGCCGCGACGAACAGCTCGTCGGGCGAGAGCGCGGCGAGACCGCGGATCTGCTTGCGGATCGTGCGCATGTGGGTGACCGCGTTGGACACGTCACCGGTGCCGGCCTCGCCCTTGGAGCGGATCATCGCCGCGCCCTCGGTGAGCCGGCGCAGCGCCTCGCCCAGGTTGGTCGCCCCACACACGAACGGCACCGGGAACGCCCACTTGTCGATGTGGTTCTCATAGTCGGCCGGGGTCAACACCTCGGACTCGTCGATGTAGTCCACCCCCAGGCTCTGCAGCACCTGGGCCTCGGCGAAGTGGCCGATCCGGGCCTTGGCCATCACCGGGATCGAGACCGCCTCGATGATGCCGTCGATCATGTCCGGGTCGCTCATCCGCGAGACACCGCCCTGGGCCCGGATGTCGGCCGGCACCCGCTCCAGCGCCATCACCGCCACCGCCCCGGCGTCCTCGGCGATCCTGGCCTGCTCGGGGGTGACCACATCCATGATCACCCCACCCTTGAGCATCTCGGCCATCCCACGCTTCACACGCGTGGTGCCGGTGCCGTTCTCGGGGGTCTCGAGGGGGGTGCTGGGGGTGTTCTCGGGGGTGTCGACCATGACGTCTATCGTACGGCGACACGCCGGGCCGGACCCATTCGGGGAGCGCGTGTGGACACGGTCCCGGTGCGGTCCCCGACCTGGTTCTCAGGCCGTCGGTTCCACCGGCGGCAGTGCCAGGGCCTGCTGGCGCACGACCCAGATCCGTTGCACGACCGTGATGGTGCTGGCCGCGGCGAGCGCCCACAGGGTGACGTACATCAGCACCGGCAGGTCGAAGATGGCCGAGAGCCCGGTCATCACCAGGATCGCCACCAACCGGTCCGCACGCTCGGCGATGCCGACCTTGGCCTGGAAGCCGAGCCCCTCGGCCCGCGCACGGGCGTAGGAGGTCACCGCGCCCATGACCAGGCAGACCAGGCTGAGCACGAGGTAGAGCCGGCTGTCGCCGTCGCCGGCGAAGTAGAGCGCGAGGCCGGCGAAGATCGCGCCGTCGCCGATCCGGTCGAGGGTGGAGTCGAGGAAGGCCCCGAACGGGCTGCTCTTGCCGGTCAGCCGGGCCATGTGGCCGTCGATGAGGTCGCTGAAGACGAACAGCGTGATCACCAGGACGCCGGTGAGCAGCATCCCCTGCGGGAAGAACACCAGCGCCCCGGCACTCACGCCGATGGTGCCGACGAGCGTGACGGCGTCGGCACTCACGCCCAGTCGGATGAGCAGGCGGGCGATCGGCGAGAAGAACCTGGTCCAGAAGGCACGGAAGCGTTCGAGCATGGTGGCCGCAGGCTACCGGTCCGGAGCGACCACCTCGCGCATCAGACCAGTTCGGGCAACCTCAGGTGCGCCAGCGCCAGCTCGAACTCGGCCACGTCGAGGAACTGGACGTCGGCCTCCCTCGCCGCCTGCTCCCGGATCGAGGCCGCGGCCTCGCGGCTGCCCTCGAGCGCCTCGCGGGAGTCGAAGACGACCGTGCCGCAGGTGCGTCCACGGCCTCGGTCGATGAGGAAGCTCGCGCTGCAGAACCCCTCCATCGTCTCCACCCGCGGCAGCACCGTCGAGCGCCACATGTCGCCGACACCGTCCATGTCGGTGGCGCTGGTCCAGGTGATGCGACAGCAGGCGCCCGGCGTGCTCGTGTGGTCACGGTGCATCACCGCGACCTCCCACTCCTCCACGGTGGCTGGCCCGCCGAAGATCTCGGTGGCCCGGTTGCGCATCGGCATGACCGACGCCGCCGTGGCCAGCATGGACTGCTCGCTGTCCCAGGCGGTGGTGGCGATGCCGCGGCCGGACTCGCGGTCGACGACCAGCGCCATGCCGAGGCAGCCGTCCATCGCGGTGACGGTGGGGAGGATCGAGTCGCGCACGTGCGTGATGCCGGCGTCGATGGCGGCCGGGTCGCCGTCGATGGTCGTGGAGCGAACGAACATGGGATCTCCTCGGACCGGGGGCGACACCCCTGCGGCGCCGCCGCTCCCACCACGATGCGTCCGGCCCTGGGCTTGCGGCAATCACCAAGTCGGACCAGTCCGGTCACCGTGTCGAGCGGCGGACGATCGGCCGGCTCATGAAGACCGCGGTGTCCGCGCCCGGGTGGTCGCCGTACATGGTCTGGTCGAGGCCGACCAGGCGGAAGCCCATCCGCTCGTAGGCCCGGATCGCCGGGACGTTGTCCGTCTGGGTCTCGAGCCAGACATGTCGAGCGGCTGCGGCTCGGTGGCTGTCGATCGCCGCGCCGAGGAGCGCCGTTCCGACACCCTGCCCCCGAGCCGCCGCGTCGACGTACATGTGCAACAGCACCAGGCGCCGGTTCCACCCGCTGAGGGCGGTCGCCGTGAAGCCCATGACGCGCCCAGCGCGGACCGCGACGAACGCGTCGTTCCACGGAGGCGGAGCCTCGTCGAGATACCCCGCCAGGTCGTGACTCTTCGTCCGGGGCGTCGGGAGTGTCGACTCGGACCACCCGAGCCGCCCGTCGACCAGACGGAGTTCCGCCACCGAACGCACCTCGGTGTGCACGCCCAGAGCCACCACGAGGGCCCGGTCGGAGCGCTCGTAGGGCCGGACCAGCATGCCGGCAGGGTAGCCACGAGCGGGCGCACCGGGGTGCGCGACCCGACACACCCGGTCAGCCGCGTCCGGCCAGCGCCTCGCACGCCTCGGCCACGGCCGTGGCCGCCCCGGCGACCGACCAGGTCACGCCGCCCGCCTCGACCTGGCGGGCCACCCCGCCGACGCCGCGGATGATGGCCGCCCCGGGCAGCCGGTCCCAGTCGGCGACCCCGTGCTGGAAGCTCACGCCCAGCTGGCCCTGCGCGATCGCGGTGGCGTCCATGCTGGCGGAGCCGAGCATCCGGAGGGTGGCGACCCTCGACGCCACCCGCGAGAACGCCGCCACCCGCGGGTGGTCGTCGTACGGCGGGTGCAGGTAGGTGCTCGCGCACGTCTCCCCCAGGCTGACGTCGACCAGCGCGGCCATCGGGGCGCCGTTGCGCGTGGACGGCAGCTGGGGGCCGCCGACGAACAGCACGTCGTCGTGAGGGTGGTAGATCGCCCCGAGGAGCACGTCCTCGCCGTCCACCAAGGCGATCGCCGAGCACCACCAGCTCAGGCCCCGGTGGAAGTTGTAGGTGCCGTCGACCGGGTCGATCACCCAGGAGCGGCCACTGGTGCTCGTGCGGTCGGTGCCCTCCTCGCCCAGGATCCCGTCCTCCGGCCGTTCGCGGCCGAGGCGCTCCACGACGAGGCGCTCGGCCGCGTGGTCCGCGTCGGTGACCAGGTCCGACACCGAGGTCTTCTGCTCGGCTTCGAGCCCGCCCCGGCGCATCCGGGCCGCGAGCCGGCCGGCCTCGCGGACCAGCTCGCCGGCGAGCGCCGCATCCGCGGCCAACGACGGCAGCGAGCCGGTCATCCGGCACTCCCCCACGCCTTCGCGAGCAGTTCCCGGGTGTCGGCCAGCAGCTCGGGCAGGGTCTTGGTGCGGCCGATGATCGGCATGAAGTTCTGGTCGCCGGGCCAGCGGGGCACCACGTGCTGGTGCAGGTGGGCGGCGATGCCGGCGCCGGCGATGTAGCCCTGGTTCATGCCGATGTTGAAGCCCTTGGCCCCCGAGACCGCCCGCACCACCCGCATCGCCTCGCGGGTGAGGTCGCTGATCTCCGCGGCCTCGGCGTCGGTCGTCTCGGTGTAGTCCGCGATGTGCCGGTACGGGCAGACCAGCAGGTGCCCCGGGGCGTAGGGGTAGAGGTTCAGCACGGCGTACGCCAGCTCGCCTCGGTGCACGACCAGCCCATCGGCGTCCTCGAGCCGCGGGATCCGGCAGAACGGGCACTCCCCCGCGGTGTCGTCCGCGGGCTTGTTCTCACCCCGGATGTAGGCCATCCGGTGCGGCGTCCACAGCCGGTCGAGCCCGTCGGGTCCGCCGATCCCGTCCTGGCGCACCGTGCCTTCGTCGACGTCCTCGTAGCCCTCCATGGCTGCCGATCCTAGGCTCACTACGGTGGGTCCCATGGACACCGCCCTGCTCCGCCCCGGGACCCCCGAGGACGCCGCCGAGGTCGCCGAGGTCTGGCACCGCGGCTGGCACGACGGCCACGCGGGCCACGTGCCCGACGGCCTGACCGCCGCTCGGACGCTGGCGGCCTTCCGGGACCGCGCCGCGGCCGCCGTCGAAGTCACCACGGTGGCCGTGGTCGACCACCGGGTCGCCGGCTTCGTGATGGTGGTCGGCGACGAGGTCGAGCAGGTCTTCGTCGACCGGGCGCACCGTGGCGGCGGGCTGGCCGCGGCGCTGCTCGACGAGGCCGAGAGGCAGGTCGCGGCGACGGGGTACGACGTGGCCTGGCTGGCCGTGGTCGGGGGCAACGCCCGGGCGCGGCGGTTCTACGAGCGGCGTGGCTGGGCCGACGAGGGCGACCTGCCCTACGAGGTCACCGCGCACGGCGAGACCTTCGTCTCGCCGTGCCGGCGCTACACCAAGCGGCTGCGCTGACCTCCCGCGACTTCGGGGCTCAGACCTGCTCGCGGGACTCCACGGCCGCCACCACCCGGGCGATGGCCTCCGCGACCGGGACGCCGTTCTCCTGGTGTCCGTCGCGGTAGCGGAACGAGACCGCACCGGCCTCGACGTCGTCGTCGCCGGCGATGATCATGAACGGCACCTTCTGCAGCTGGGCGTTGCGGATCTTCTTCTGCATCCGGTCGTCGGAGTCGTCGACCTCCACCCGCAGCCCACGCGCCTTCATCTGCCGCGCGAGGTCGTAGAGGTAGTCGTTGTGCCGCTCGGCGACGGGGATCCCCTGGACCTGGACCGGCGCCAACCAGGGCGGGAAGGCCCCGGCGTAGTGCTCCACGAGGACACCGATGAACCGCTCGATGGAGCCGAACTTGGCCGAGTGGATCATCACCGGCTGCTGGCGCGAGCCGTCCTGGGCGACGTACTCGAGGTCGAACCGGTCGGCCGACGGCTGGTTGAAGTCGTACTGGATGGTCGACATCTGCCAGGTGCGACCGATGGCGTCCCGCGCCTGCACCGAGATCTTCGGGCCGTAGTAGGCGGCCCCGCCCGGGTCGGGCACGAGCTCGAGACCGGAGTCGGTGGCGACCTTGGCCAGCACCGACGTGGCCAGCTCCCAGTCCTCGTCGGAGCCGATGAACTTGTCGGGCTTGGAGTCGTCGCGGGTGGACAGCTCGAGGTAGAAGTCGTCGAGCCCGAAGTCGCGGAACAGGCCGAGGCAGAAGTCGAGCAGGTGCTGGATCTCCGCGGGCGCCTGCTCCGGGGTGACGTAGGAGTGCGAGTCGTCCTGGGCGAAGCCGCGCACGCGGGTCAGGCCGTGGACCACGCCGGACTTCTCGTGGCGGTAGACGGACCCGAACTCGAAGAGCCGCAGCGGCAGCTCGCGGTAGGAGCGCTGCCGCGAACGGAAGATGAGGTTGTGCATCGGGCAGTTCATCGCCTTGAGGCGGTAGTCCATGCCGTCGACGTCGAGGGCCGGGAACATGCCCTCGCCGTAGTAGGGCAGGTGCCCGGAGGTGTAGAAGAGCCCCTCCTTGGCGATGTGGGGGGTGCCGACATACTCGAAGCCCTCCTCGATGTGGCGCTGGCGGACGTAGTCCTCCATGACGCGCTTGATCACGCCCCCCTTGGGGTGGAAGACCGGCAGCCCCGAGCCGATCTCGTCCGGGAAGCTGAACAGGTCGAGCTCGCGCCCGAGCTTGCGGTGGTCGCGGCGCTCGGCCTCCTCGATGCGGTGCAGGTGCTCCTCGAGCGCCTCCTTGGTCTCCCAGGCGGTGCCGTAGATGCGCTGGAGCTGCTTGTTCTTCTCGTCGCCGCGCCAGTACGCCGCGGCGCTGCGCATCAGCTTGAACGCCGGGATCCGCTTGGTGGTGGGCAGGTGCGGCCCGCGGCAGAGGTCGCTCCACGCGACGTCGCCGTTGCGGCGGATGTTGTCGTAGATGGTCAGCTCACCGGCGCCGACCTCGACCGAGGCGCCCTCAGCGGCGTCCTCGCCCTTGCCGGAGCCCTTCAGGCCGATCAGCTCGACCTTGTAGGGCTCGTCCTTGAGCTCCGCGATCGCGTCGTGGTCGGAGACCGGTCGGCGGGAGAACCGCTGATTCTCCTTGATGATCTTGCGCATCGCGGTCTCGATCTTCGCGAGGTCCTCGGGCACGAAGGGCGTCTCGACGTCGAAGTCGTAGTAGAAGCCGTTCTCGATCGGCGGGCCGATGCCGAGCCGCGCCTCGGGCCAGAGCTGCTGCACGGCCTGGGCCATCACGTGGGCGGTCGAGTGCCGCAGGATGTCGCGGCCGTCGGCGCTGTCGATGGCGACACCCTCGACCTCGTCGCCGTCGCCGACCTCGTACGCCAGGTCCTTCAGCACGCCACCGACCCGCGCGGCGATGACCGAGTCGTCGCCCGCGAAGAGCTCCCACGCCTTGGTGCCCGTCGTCACGGTCTTCTCCTCGCGCGCGTCGGCGTGGGCGAGGACGACCTTGATGTCGGACACAGGAGTGCTCCTTGCAGTGGTAGCTCCGCTGATGCGGAACGGACCGGTCGATCGTATCGACCGGTCCGTTCCCGACGCGCTCGGGTTTCCGCCCGGAGCGCCCCTTGGTCGTGCGGCGCTCACATGTCGCGGTACCGCTTCGCCTCCGCCAGCTTCTC is a window encoding:
- the yajC gene encoding preprotein translocase subunit YajC, producing MSQLVSLLPLVAIALLFWLLLIRPQQRRAKELGRMQASLKVGDEVMLTSGIFGILRDTGEDQVHVEIAEGVTVKVVRGAVGQVAQPGTAERGPEEN
- the ruvB gene encoding Holliday junction branch migration DNA helicase RuvB, coding for MHDEELAAAEETHLRSLTAAEAEGDERAVEAALRPRTLDEVVGQSRVRAQLGLVLEAARRRGRAPDHVLLSGPPGLGKTTLAMIIAGEMGSPLRLTSGPAITHAGDLAAILSGMNEGDVLFVDEIHRMSRPAEEMLYMAMEDFRVDVVIGKGPGATAIPLDIPPFTLVGATTRAGLLPGPLRDRFGFTGHLEFYEPHELDRIVHRSAGLLGVELTGEGAAEIASRSRGTPRIANRLLRRVRDYAQVKADGVVTRPVSQAALDLYEVDELGLDRLDRAVIDVLCRRFGGGPVGVSTLAVAVGEERETVEEVAEPFLVRNGFLARTPRGRIATPAAWEHLGLAAPVVAAPSVDAPLFEG
- the ruvA gene encoding Holliday junction branch migration protein RuvA — translated: MIAFVRGQVAAVTLSSAVVEVGGVGLELLCTPGTLATLRPGQSATLPTSMVVREDSLTLFGFLDEDEKTVFELVQTASGVGPKLAQAMLAVLGPDELRRAVAGDDVKTLTRVPGIGQKGAQRIILELKDRIGAPVGARTTAPGTSAAAPWRDQVHQGLVGLGWPARDAEKAVEAVAPQAGDAPDVATLLRAALRTLSRA
- the ruvC gene encoding crossover junction endodeoxyribonuclease RuvC — protein: MRVLGIDPGLTRCGMGVVEGQVGRPLHLVDVNVIRTSADLPVAERLVTIEKGIDAWLDEYAPDAVAVERVFARSDVSTVMGTAQASGIAMVAAARRGLPVALHTPSEVKAAVSGSGRAGKAQVGAMVTRILRLDAPPRPADAADALALAITHIWRGGAQARIDAAVAAAGAARRTTPPTAPRTTPPARPARAEGPTRSSR
- a CDS encoding YebC/PmpR family DNA-binding transcriptional regulator; amino-acid sequence: MSGHSKWATTKHKKAVIDAKRGKMFAKLIKNVEVAARMGGGDPSGNPTLYDAIQKAKKSSVPNDNIDRAVKRGSGAETGGADYQTIMYEGYGPSGVAMLIECLTDNKNRAAMEVRTAMTRNGGSLADPGSVSFLFNRKGVVVVPAEQDGRMVSEDDVLEATLEAGADAVNELGDSFEVISESGDLVAVRQALQAAGIDYDSAEAEFRPDMQVELDQDAAAKMFRLVDVLEDLDDVQNIFANYDVPDEVMAALEEE
- the pdxT gene encoding pyridoxal 5'-phosphate synthase glutaminase subunit PdxT → MVTAPTIGVLALQGDVREHLRVLRELGVEPVTVRRVAELDACDGLVIPGGESTTMAKLARTFEIFEPLRDRIKQGLPVFGTCAGMILLADRVLDGAAGQETFGGLDVTVRRNAFGRQVDSSERDLELAGLAAPVHAVLIRAPWVEEVGDGVEVLARVADGPAAGRIVAVRQGPLLATSFHPEVGGDSRVHEMFVDLVREASA
- the pdxS gene encoding pyridoxal 5'-phosphate synthase lyase subunit PdxS, which produces MVDTPENTPSTPLETPENGTGTTRVKRGMAEMLKGGVIMDVVTPEQARIAEDAGAVAVMALERVPADIRAQGGVSRMSDPDMIDGIIEAVSIPVMAKARIGHFAEAQVLQSLGVDYIDESEVLTPADYENHIDKWAFPVPFVCGATNLGEALRRLTEGAAMIRSKGEAGTGDVSNAVTHMRTIRKQIRGLAALSPDELFVAAKELQAPYELVKEVAEHGKLPVVLFTAGGIATPADAAMMMQLGAEGVFVGSGIFKSGNPAQRAEAIVKATTFFDDPDVVAKVSRGLGEAMVGLNVEEIPQPHRLAERGW
- the pgsA gene encoding phosphatidylinositol phosphate synthase — its product is MLERFRAFWTRFFSPIARLLIRLGVSADAVTLVGTIGVSAGALVFFPQGMLLTGVLVITLFVFSDLIDGHMARLTGKSSPFGAFLDSTLDRIGDGAIFAGLALYFAGDGDSRLYLVLSLVCLVMGAVTSYARARAEGLGFQAKVGIAERADRLVAILVMTGLSAIFDLPVLMYVTLWALAAASTITVVQRIWVVRQQALALPPVEPTA
- a CDS encoding antibiotic biosynthesis monooxygenase, whose product is MFVRSTTIDGDPAAIDAGITHVRDSILPTVTAMDGCLGMALVVDRESGRGIATTAWDSEQSMLATAASVMPMRNRATEIFGGPATVEEWEVAVMHRDHTSTPGACCRITWTSATDMDGVGDMWRSTVLPRVETMEGFCSASFLIDRGRGRTCGTVVFDSREALEGSREAAASIREQAAREADVQFLDVAEFELALAHLRLPELV
- a CDS encoding GNAT family N-acetyltransferase — encoded protein: MLVRPYERSDRALVVALGVHTEVRSVAELRLVDGRLGWSESTLPTPRTKSHDLAGYLDEAPPPWNDAFVAVRAGRVMGFTATALSGWNRRLVLLHMYVDAAARGQGVGTALLGAAIDSHRAAAARHVWLETQTDNVPAIRAYERMGFRLVGLDQTMYGDHPGADTAVFMSRPIVRRSTR
- a CDS encoding inositol monophosphatase family protein: MTGSLPSLAADAALAGELVREAGRLAARMRRGGLEAEQKTSVSDLVTDADHAAERLVVERLGRERPEDGILGEEGTDRTSTSGRSWVIDPVDGTYNFHRGLSWWCSAIALVDGEDVLLGAIYHPHDDVLFVGGPQLPSTRNGAPMAALVDVSLGETCASTYLHPPYDDHPRVAAFSRVASRVATLRMLGSASMDATAIAQGQLGVSFQHGVADWDRLPGAAIIRGVGGVARQVEAGGVTWSVAGAATAVAEACEALAGRG
- a CDS encoding HIT family protein, yielding MEGYEDVDEGTVRQDGIGGPDGLDRLWTPHRMAYIRGENKPADDTAGECPFCRIPRLEDADGLVVHRGELAYAVLNLYPYAPGHLLVCPYRHIADYTETTDAEAAEISDLTREAMRVVRAVSGAKGFNIGMNQGYIAGAGIAAHLHQHVVPRWPGDQNFMPIIGRTKTLPELLADTRELLAKAWGSAG
- a CDS encoding GNAT family N-acetyltransferase, producing MDTALLRPGTPEDAAEVAEVWHRGWHDGHAGHVPDGLTAARTLAAFRDRAAAAVEVTTVAVVDHRVAGFVMVVGDEVEQVFVDRAHRGGGLAAALLDEAERQVAATGYDVAWLAVVGGNARARRFYERRGWADEGDLPYEVTAHGETFVSPCRRYTKRLR
- the thrS gene encoding threonine--tRNA ligase; this encodes MSDIKVVLAHADAREEKTVTTGTKAWELFAGDDSVIAARVGGVLKDLAYEVGDGDEVEGVAIDSADGRDILRHSTAHVMAQAVQQLWPEARLGIGPPIENGFYYDFDVETPFVPEDLAKIETAMRKIIKENQRFSRRPVSDHDAIAELKDEPYKVELIGLKGSGKGEDAAEGASVEVGAGELTIYDNIRRNGDVAWSDLCRGPHLPTTKRIPAFKLMRSAAAYWRGDEKNKQLQRIYGTAWETKEALEEHLHRIEEAERRDHRKLGRELDLFSFPDEIGSGLPVFHPKGGVIKRVMEDYVRQRHIEEGFEYVGTPHIAKEGLFYTSGHLPYYGEGMFPALDVDGMDYRLKAMNCPMHNLIFRSRQRSYRELPLRLFEFGSVYRHEKSGVVHGLTRVRGFAQDDSHSYVTPEQAPAEIQHLLDFCLGLFRDFGLDDFYLELSTRDDSKPDKFIGSDEDWELATSVLAKVATDSGLELVPDPGGAAYYGPKISVQARDAIGRTWQMSTIQYDFNQPSADRFDLEYVAQDGSRQQPVMIHSAKFGSIERFIGVLVEHYAGAFPPWLAPVQVQGIPVAERHNDYLYDLARQMKARGLRVEVDDSDDRMQKKIRNAQLQKVPFMIIAGDDDVEAGAVSFRYRDGHQENGVPVAEAIARVVAAVESREQV